GTATACTGCAAAAGTACACGGTAATGACAATGCGAATTTATTTCATTATTAAATAATAAACATATATTTTTATGTAAAATTAATATTAAAATTACCTTAACTGTATTTTTTTCAACATAAAATAAAAACACCAAAGTAAATTACAATGGTGCCCGGTTACAAAAACAAGTATTAAAAAATTATATTAAAACTCTTTCCAGAGTAAATGATCCTGGATCAGTAATCCCTCTATTTTAGGGACTCTTGCTACAGCTTCTGCAGAACAGCTCGCATTTAAAAAGACAGCATTTGCCTGGTCTCCTGCTTTTGGCCACTGCATTTCTCCTTTTTCATTTAGAGGAAAAACATTTCTCGTCGCAAATCCTAAAGTCCTTGAAAGTTCAAATTCTGTCTCATATCCATATAACTCAGCAATCAAATTAGCCTTCTGAAGCATATTTCCGGATCCGAAAGTGCTCCAGTGATCCTGGACATTATCATTTCCTACCAGAATATTCACTCCATATTTTTTGAGCGCTGGAACAGGCATAATTGTTCCTCTAAAAGGAATAGAAGAGGCTATTCCCACCTTAGCATTCGCAAGTCTTTCAGCGATTTCATTTGTTTCCTTCGAAGATAAATGCCCCAGGGTAAAAGCATGGCTGATGAAAGTTTTTTCCTTAAGAATCGGATTTTCAATAACCTTATCGATCAGATAACTGATGGTTTTCATCCCCGATTCACCTATTTCATGCAAATGAATATCAATTCCTTTCTCATAATCCAGCGCCAGCTGAACGGTGAAATCAATGACCTTTTCAATATTCCCATCAATTGAATAGGGGTCTAAACCACCTATAAAGCTTACACTTTTTAAGGCAGCCGCTTCTTTCATCAGGTGAGCCGAATCGGTATAATACAATCCATGTTGAGGGAAAGCCACCAGTTCAGCGCTGAAAAAATCTTTTTTATGCTCTAATGCTTTTTCTAAGTTTTCCAGGGATTGTAATCCTGAAGTAGGATCGACATTAAAATGAGTCCTCGCAAAAGTGGTTCCGTAAGACTGCAATAAAGAGATCAGCTCTCCTCCTCTTTCAACCGATGTCTTTAAAAGCTCAGGAATGATTTCCTGTTCATAAGCAATCATGTTTTTCACTGTTTTTCTTTTCGGCGATATTGCCTGCCATGGAAGTCCATATAAAGTTTTGTCCAGATGGATATGCATGTCACTAAATGCAGGGAGCATCAGTTTGCCATTTACATCAATCCCACCGGAATGTGCATCATCAGGTAGGATATTTTTTATTGTTCCTTTTTCAATTTCAACACAAAACAAATCCGTTTTTGTTCTGATAACGTCTTTCTCATCGTAATCGAATCCGGTTTCCAGGCGGACGTTTTTCAACAGATAGTTTCCGGAGGCAATAACCTTATAGTCTGGCTGCATACTTCTCATTTTATGATAACAAAGTTAAGCCCACCATTTCTAAAACAGGTGTACCAATTATATGATGCTTTGTACGGATTATTACTCTCTAAATTGTGAAGGTGTCATTCCGGTTTGAGCCTTGAAAAATTTTGAAAAACTGGCGTGATCATAAAACCCAAGATCATATACAATATCTTTTACAGACATTGCAGACACTTTCAGCAGACGCTTGGCCTCAAGCAAAATGCGATCCTGGATCAACGAGGAAGCCGATCTGTTCAGGTTCTTTTTGCATATTATATTTAAATAGTTGGCAGAGATATTTAATTTTTCCGCATAAAAAGAAACTGAACGTTCTTCTTTAAAATATTGGTCAATAAATGACAAAAATTTAGAAATTACGGGATTGGAATTAAAAATTTCAAAATCATTAAAAGCTCCTTCTACTGATTTACTGATCAGCAAGCCAATCACTTCTCCTCTTTTTTGAATCAGTTCCCAAAATACAGGCTTATTATTTAAAGAATCTTTAATAGCCTTAAATTCGTACAAGAGCTGCTGAAAGATTTCCTCAGAGACATCAATCACGGGATGATTCTGATAATAAGATGCTGAAAACCGTAATACCGGAAGAAAATTCTCAAACCACTCACGGCTGATCATCAGCTGATATCCTATTGTCTCTTTCTCTATTACCCATTGATGGACCTGTCCGGGAAAAACCAGGTGAATCTGACTATTTTCAACTTTGTACTCCACAAAATCAATCGTATGAAAACCTTTACCTATTTCAAAAAGGTTAATAATGAAAAAATCATGCTTATGAGGCTCATCGATTGATCTTTCACCATGCAACTCATTAAACAGCAGATGACAACCTTTTGACTGGTCCTCACTGAATTCATGAATACCTAAGACGGGAAAATAATCTGACTGATGGCTCATTCCGCTTTTAATTTACTCTCTAAAATAAGTAAATTCTGCCAGAATAGATCATAACCTTTATCAAAAAACAATCGTGCCCTGATGAACGAGAGATTCGATAAGGGAAATTCTTGAAACCGCCTCAGCAGAACAGCTCGCATTTACAAACACCATATTGGCATCATCCCCCTTTTTAGGCCATTGCTGATTTCCTTTATCATCCAGCGGAAGTACATTTCCTGTTGCCAGTTTTAAACTCCTTGATAGTAAAAATTCTGTTGAATATCCATACAATTGCGCCATCAGATTTGCTTTCTGCAATACGCTTCCTGAGCCGAAAGTATTCCAGTGATCAACAATACTGTCATTACCAGTCAGAACTGTTACACCATATTGATACAATAATGGAATCGGCATAACAAGGCCTCCGAAAGGAATGGTAGAAACAATTCCTATTTTAGCGGCAGCCAGCTTTTCTGCAATTGCTTCCTGTTTTGGTTTTTCAAGCTTCCCCAAAACAAAGCAGTGGCTCAAATAGGTTCTTCCTTTGAGAGATGGGTTTTCATTCACTTTATTAATAAGATACTCTACTGTTTTTAAGCCGGATTCTCCGGACTCGTGCAAATGAATATCAATTCCTTTGTCGTGATCCAAGGCAAGCTGAACTGTAAAATCAATTGTTTTTTCAATAGCTCCGTCAATCGTATAAGGATCTACCCCTCCTATAAAATCAATATCCATAGCAGCTACTTCTTTAAGATAAGGCACCGAATCCGTATAAAAAACACCATGCTGAGGAAAAGCAACCAACTCCGCTCCAAATGTTTTCTTTTTATTCTCCAATGCTCTTTGAAGGTTTTTCAGGGAATCCAGTTTGGATGTAGGCTCAATATTGACATGGCTTCGCGCAAAAGAAGTTCCTTTAGATTGTAAGAGCTCAATCATTTTTTCTGCTTTAAAAGCTGAATTCTTCAACATTTCCGGAAGTATCTTCTGCTCCAGGGCAATCATTCCCTTTACTCCGCCTGTTCTTTTCCTTACAGCCTGCCAATGATCTCCATAATATGTTTTGTCTAAATGAATATGCATATCTTTAAATGCAGGCAGCATTAAAAATCCCTTTGCATCAATCGCTTTAGCATTAGGCTGGTTTGGAGTAATGCTTTTTATTTTTCCATTTTCTATATCAACACAAAACAGATGGGTCTGCGTAGAAATCACCTCCCCTTCTTGATATTGAAAACCGGTTTCCAACCGAACATTTTTAAAGCTCAGTTTTCCATTACTTAAAGTTTCATTTTCAAAAAGCAGGCTTGCAGCATTCATTGTTCCGGATGTTAATGTTGTTAAACCTGCCATTGCCAAGGCAGAGCTTTTAATGAAGTCTTTACGGGTTATATTGCCTGAGGTGTTCATATCCAATCTATTTATTACAAAAATAAATATAACAGAGATGAAGGACAGGTATAGTTTATAACAATGTCTGTACAATTTATTGTGAAACTCATTTTGCGGAAAATTTTATGTATACCGGTATCTGGTGTATTTAAAAACAAAAAGGACAAGATTGATAAATCCTGTCCTTTTTTATTTTTGTTTCTATTGAGTTAAGAATACTCAAATTTCCTTACAGCTTCCAGCGTCATATCGATTTCCTTCTCTTTGATCGCATCACTGATAAAATACGTTTCATAACCGCTTGGCGGAAGGTAAATTCCATTGGTTAGCATTTGATGGAAAAAGTTATTGAACAAGGAATGATTCGCTTCCTGCGCTTCATCAAAGTTTGACACTCTGTTGATATGAAAGAAAACAGACATCATAGAACCTTTTCTGTTGATTTTATGAGCAATCCCTTTTTCATTTAAAATTTTTCCAATTTCAAAATCTAAAGTTTCCGTAGTTCTATTAATTCTTTCAAAAAAGTTCGGATCATTTTTAATCAGCTGAAGTGTTTTTAATCCGGCTCTCATAGCTAAAGGATTTCCGCTCAGTGTTCCAGCCTGATACACTCCTCCTTTCGGAGCCAGGTGATCCATGATCTCATTTCTTCCCGCAAAGGCTCCTACAGGAAGTCCTCCTCCGATTACTTTTCCGTAGGTAACCAGATCTGCTTTTACATTGAACAACTCCTGAGCACCGCCAAAAGCTAATCTGAAGCCGGTCATTACCTCATCAAAAATTAATAAAGCTCCATTTTCATCACAGATTTTTCTTAAATTCTGTAGGAAATTATTTTCAGGTAAAACACATCCCATATTTCCGGCAACCGGTTCTATGATTACGGCAGCTATTTCTCCCTGGTTATGACGGAACAGATCTTCTACCTGCTCAAAATCATTGTAGCGGGCCAAAAGAGTATCTTTAGCAGTTCCCTGAGTTACACCGGGTGAATTTGGGTTACCAAAAGTAGCAGCTCCACTTCCGGCTTTGATCAAAAATGAATCTGAATGTCCGTGATAGCATCCTTCAAATTTTACAATCTTATCTCTTCCCGTGTATCCTCTTGCCAGCCTGATTGCACTCATACAAGCTTCAGTTCCAGAAGAAACCATCCTGATCTGATCAATGTTCGGAACATTTTCTACGATGAATTTTGCAATTTCCGTTTCCAGCTCTGTAGGAGCACCAAAGGAAAAACCTTTTTCTGCCTGTAATTTAAGTTCTTCCAATACCTCAGGATGGGTGTGTCCAAGAATAGCGGGTCCCCATGAATTAATGTAATCCACATAGGTGTTGTTATCCTCATCTGTAAGATATGCACCTTTTGCAGACTTCATAAAAACGGGAACACCTCCCACTGATTTGAATGCCCGTACCGGAGAATTTACTCCGCCCGGAATGTATTGATATGCTTCATTGAATAAAGCTGAACTTCTTTGATATCTCATGTTACGTAAAGAAATGCGCCTCTCGGCGCATATATATTTTATTATTTAATTTCTCGGCTTTTTATCTATCAGATAAATCAACTGTCCAGGCGAAGGTTGTTGTCCTTCATCCATTCTGTTTTTTGCGTATAGCTTGTGTAGTTTGATCCCGAATTTCTGCGCGATGTCGTGCATATCTTCACCAGACTCGGCTTTATACACGGCCGTATTTCCTGTGGAATTTTTAGATTCAAGAAATACGATATCATTTTTCTTTAAAGCAGTTCCTTCTAATTCGTTCCATTTGATCAATCTGCCTTCGCTAACCTTAAATTTGTTGGCAATGTATTTTACATCTGTATCCTCTGGAATAACGATATATTTCAGTCCGTCATTAGGATGGCTTTTTATCAGTATAGAATTAAGGATTTCAGCTTTTGTTTTAATTCTTTCTACCCTTTTCTGCTGTTGTGCATAAGAAGTCTGTTTATAAGGTACATTCACTGTAACAGGATCTTTTTTTGCGACTTTAGAAGGTTCTAATTGTGCCATGAAAGTTCTGTCATCCTTAAGGTTCGGATATAAGCTTAGTACGGCATAAAGAACCTCTTTGGAATTGGTATTGTCAAACTCATACAGTTTATATCTTTCAATTTTACCAATAAGAATGGAAGCATAACGCGGATTGGTTGCATATCCTGCTTTTTTTAATCCGTACGCCCATGCTCTGTAATCTTTCATATCCAGCTTGAAAAGATTGGTGTAGTACTTTCTTGTTGAAAGGAATATGGAATGATCTTCATAAGACTGCCTTGGATCTTCATACACACGGAAACATTCGTTCGGAGCATCATCCGTATGCTTCATTGTTTTCCCTGTCCAGTCTTCTTTGCATTTTATCCCAAAATGATTTTTCCCTTCCAGAGCCAATCTGCTTTGCCCTCCCCCTGTTTCCAGAAGCCCCTGAGCAAGCGTAATAGAAGCAGGAATTTTATATTTTTCCATTTCTTCTACTGCATATTGTGCAAATTTCTGGATGTATTGGTCTTCAGTAGCCCAGGTCTGAGCTGAGAATTTTGATAAAACTAAAAGGCTTACGAGTAAGAAAAGTCTTTTCATGTTTTTCAATTTTTACTTTATATAATTAATTTTCTATTTTGTTTTTCTAAAAGCAAATTTGCGCCTTCAATTCCCTGCAAACCGCCGGTATGGAAGCATAAAATTCTACTATTCTCAGGAAAATATCCATCATCTATCAGTTCAAAAACCTTCTGCATCATTTTCCCTGTATAAATCGGCTCCAGCGGAATCTGGTATTTCTCTTTAAAATCATTTATAAAACGGATATTCTCATCCGTTATTTTCCCATAACCTCCAAAATCAGAATCTATTAGATGATAATTTTTCTTCAAGGTTAATTGGGCTATGGTATCCTCCAATGAAGAATCACCAACCACCTTAAATCCTATAACCTGCTGATTATCTTCACAAAAATTAGAGATCCCGGCAATTGTTCCTCCGGTTCCAACTGCGGTGCAAAGATAATCAAAATCTTTTGTTTCATGATTTAGCATCATTTTCACGCCACGAACGGCATCTTCATTGGTACCTCCTTCGGGAATGATTAGGGCATCCGGAAATTCATGCTGCAAAAACTCAGATAATTTTTCTTTATTACGATATTCCTCACGCGAAACAAATTTCAGATTCATTCCATTCCTGAATGCAAAGAGAAGTGTTGGATTATCACGCCATTTTTTAGAGAGTTCTTCTCCTCTTATAATTCCAACTGTACGAACTCCTGCTAACTTCCCTATCGCTGAAACTGCTGAAATATGATTAGAATAAGCACCGCCAAAAGTGATGATGAGTGGATTTTCAATTGGTTTTTGAAGATAGGTATTAACATTATGAAAAAGTTTCCAATACTTATTCCCCGAAATCAGTGGGTGGACAAGATCTTCTCTCTTAAGAAAAAGACTGATATTCTTATCCATCTTTATTTCATCAATCGGAATAGGCTCTGCTGGAATCTGTAAAATCATTTTGTTTTAAAGTAAGACTGAACTAAGGGCAAAATTACCATTTTTAAATCTTATCTATCTGTACTTCCAAAAACTCCAAAGTTTTCTGCTCTTAAGATAACCTCCATCATCTTCCATAGCATAGGCTTCTTTTTCAAATGAAATACTCCGGTAAGCCAGATAAGCATCTTTTAACCTGAAAAAGTGATAGTAATATTCTATAACATAAAAGATATAAAAGAAAATAATCAACAGTTCCAGTTGTTGTCTTAAATGAATTTTTTCGTGATTGATCAATACATTATTTTCCTTATCTTCGGGTTTTCTTACGAAGATAAAAGGAAAAAGAGCAATACCATTAATTTTTAATTTTTTTAATGGTTTTTGGCACACAATTATCATAATAACAAATATAAAAGTTTTTGATCAAGATTTAACTTATGGCTCATTTTGACATCAAAGAACATGAAGACTTCTACTATAACGAACAGGGATATAAAGTCTTTACAGAAAAGTTTCATCTGAAGCGAGGATATTGTTGTAAGAGTGGCTGTAGACATTGTCCTTACGGATACGATAAAAAGACTGATACATTCATTAAAAACGATAAAAAAAATAAATAAAATGAAAAAATATATTTTTATTTTGTTAGCCGCGGCTACTTTAGGTTTAACCTCCTGCAGCCCTTTTCAGGTTCGTTCTGACTATGCCGAAACTGCTAATTTCACTTCTTATAAAACATACAAAATAAGAATTGATGATTTGAAACTTAACGATATTGATAAAGACAGGGTTTTGAATGAATTATCAAAACAGCTGCAGAGCAAAGGTCTTTCATCGGGAGAAAATCCGGATCTTATTGTTAATGTAAAAGCTAATCATAAAAAAGTAACGGATATCAACAGTTATTCACCATACGGAATGTGGGGATGGGGAGGACCTTTTGGATGGGGTATCGGAATGAACAGAACATGGACCAGTAACTATAATGAAGGAGCATTAATTGTAGACCTGGTAGATACGAAAAGCAATAAGCTGGTTTGGCAAGGTATAGGAAGCGGAATATCTGTAGACTCCCCAAGAGCTAAACAAAGACAGATCCCTGAAATTATGGCGGAAATTATGAAGAACTATCCTCCACAAAGAAAATAAAGATTATTTTAAATCAATTATACTGAGCCAATGCATGATTTTGCATTGGCTTTTTTTATTAATTTGTAGTTCATCACGGTAGTTATCTTATCAAATATATACCATACATAATATAAACGGCCAAAATTAACAGAAATGTAATTTTTCATTTCATAAAAATGTAGTAATCTTACACCCTAAATTTTTATTAAATATGAAAAAAATTATCTTATTTCTTGCTTTAGCAGGTATTGCTAAAGCTCAGGCTCCTGCAGGATACTATTCTTCTGCCAATGGATTAACAGGGGCTGCTTTGAAAACAGAACTCAGTTCCATTATTACGAATGGTCACCAGGACAAAGGTTATGGAGGACTTTGGACCGGATATAAAACTACCGATATTGATAAAACTTATGAAAACGACGGATCTATCATGGATATTTATTCCGAGAAGCCCAATGGTGCGGATCCGTACAACTATACTCCGGTGACGAATCAATGCGGAACTTATTCAGTAGAAGGAAATTGCTATAACCGTGAACATATTGTACCACAAAGCTTGTTTAATGAAGCATCACCGATGGTTTCGGATATCAACTTCATCAGAGCTACCGATGGTAAAGTAAACGGAATGAGATCCAATTATCCTTTCGGAAAAGTAGGAACAGCAACATTTACATCCAAAAATGGATCAAAATTAGGGAACTCCGTATCTTCAGGGTATTCGGGAACAGTTTTCGAGCCAATTGATGAATTCAAAGGGGATGTGGCCAGAATGATCTTTTATTTTGTAACGCGTTATCAAAGTAAGCTTTCTTCTTTCTCTTCAGGTAATATGCTAGGAAACACAGCTTTTCCGGGGTTACAAACCTGGGAGCTTAATGTTCTTTTAGCATGGCATAATCAGGATCCTGTTTCTCAGGCAGAAATCTTAAGAAATAATGCTTCTTATACTTATCAGGGCAATAGAAATCCTTTTATTGACAATCCTGCTTATGTAGATCAGATCTGGGGATCTCAACAACCATCAAACGATACTCAGGCACCTACAACAGTTACGGGCCTAAGTGTTTCAGGTAAAACATCAAGTAGTGTATCTCTTTCATGGACTGCCTCAACGGATAATGTTGGCGTTTCCTCTTACGACGTTTATATGAACGGAAGCTTAAAAACCAATGTAGCTTCAACTTCTGCAACAATTTCAGGATTGAGTTCATCCACAACTTATACTTTTTATGTAGTAGCTAAGGATGCGGCTGGAAATACATCTTCCGACAGCTCAACAGTTTCTGCAACTACAGAATCCGGAGGAACAACGAATCCAGGTACAGATTGTGTCAATGAAAATTTTGAAACCATTCCTACGGGAAGTTCATCAAGCTATTCTACAAGAACATGGACCAATGGTGGAATTACCTGGACCGCAACTGATGCAAGAACCGATCAGACGATTTCCAATAAGGCGATTACTGTTCGTGATGGTTCTTTAAAATCGAGCAGCTCAGCTAATGGTATTGGATCATTAACGGTAACTACTCAATTAAAATTCAGCGGAAGCGCAGGAACGTTTAATGTTTTGGTAAACGGAGTACAGGTGGGAACAATTCCTTACAGTGCAACAACTGCAACCACAACAATCAATAATATTAATGTTTCCGGAAATGTAGTAGTGACATTGGATAATAATTCATCAAGCAATCGTGTAGCTCTTGACAACCTGAGCTGGACTTGCTACTCAGGGACAGGAAAGCAAAGCAAGAGTATCTCTTCTGATGTTCAGCCTGAGTCAAAAGATTTACAGGTTTATCCTAATCCCATTTCAAATCAGGAGATTTTCATAAAAGGAGAAACTCAGAATATTAAAAAAGCTGAGATCTATAATTTGCAAGGGAAAATAATGCAAACAATTAACAGCCCCTTCAAAAACAGCAGGAATTCAATTAAAATTAAAAATCTTGAGGAAGGTATCTATATCTTAAAACTGGATAATTCCAGTCTTAAGTTTATCGTTAAATAAGCTTTCAGGATTTTATTTTAAATAAAAAAAGCCTTCTCTTTATTAAGAGAAGGCTTTTTATTGGTAGTTTAAATATCAGGGAATCAAGACCGCTCTGCCTTTGATTTTCCCTTCTCTTAGCCGGTCATAAACCTCATTAGCCTGATCGAGCTTATATTTTTCAATTTCAATATGGATTTTCTTTTGTCTGGCAAGTCCTACAACCTCCATCAGTTCCACCCGGGAGCCCCAGTAAGGATTAGTCATACTTACCCCA
The sequence above is drawn from the Chryseobacterium daecheongense genome and encodes:
- a CDS encoding amidohydrolase; this encodes MNTSGNITRKDFIKSSALAMAGLTTLTSGTMNAASLLFENETLSNGKLSFKNVRLETGFQYQEGEVISTQTHLFCVDIENGKIKSITPNQPNAKAIDAKGFLMLPAFKDMHIHLDKTYYGDHWQAVRKRTGGVKGMIALEQKILPEMLKNSAFKAEKMIELLQSKGTSFARSHVNIEPTSKLDSLKNLQRALENKKKTFGAELVAFPQHGVFYTDSVPYLKEVAAMDIDFIGGVDPYTIDGAIEKTIDFTVQLALDHDKGIDIHLHESGESGLKTVEYLINKVNENPSLKGRTYLSHCFVLGKLEKPKQEAIAEKLAAAKIGIVSTIPFGGLVMPIPLLYQYGVTVLTGNDSIVDHWNTFGSGSVLQKANLMAQLYGYSTEFLLSRSLKLATGNVLPLDDKGNQQWPKKGDDANMVFVNASCSAEAVSRISLIESLVHQGTIVF
- a CDS encoding helix-turn-helix transcriptional regulator → MSHQSDYFPVLGIHEFSEDQSKGCHLLFNELHGERSIDEPHKHDFFIINLFEIGKGFHTIDFVEYKVENSQIHLVFPGQVHQWVIEKETIGYQLMISREWFENFLPVLRFSASYYQNHPVIDVSEEIFQQLLYEFKAIKDSLNNKPVFWELIQKRGEVIGLLISKSVEGAFNDFEIFNSNPVISKFLSFIDQYFKEERSVSFYAEKLNISANYLNIICKKNLNRSASSLIQDRILLEAKRLLKVSAMSVKDIVYDLGFYDHASFSKFFKAQTGMTPSQFRE
- a CDS encoding glucosaminidase domain-containing protein encodes the protein MKRLFLLVSLLVLSKFSAQTWATEDQYIQKFAQYAVEEMEKYKIPASITLAQGLLETGGGQSRLALEGKNHFGIKCKEDWTGKTMKHTDDAPNECFRVYEDPRQSYEDHSIFLSTRKYYTNLFKLDMKDYRAWAYGLKKAGYATNPRYASILIGKIERYKLYEFDNTNSKEVLYAVLSLYPNLKDDRTFMAQLEPSKVAKKDPVTVNVPYKQTSYAQQQKRVERIKTKAEILNSILIKSHPNDGLKYIVIPEDTDVKYIANKFKVSEGRLIKWNELEGTALKKNDIVFLESKNSTGNTAVYKAESGEDMHDIAQKFGIKLHKLYAKNRMDEGQQPSPGQLIYLIDKKPRN
- a CDS encoding endonuclease, which gives rise to MKKIILFLALAGIAKAQAPAGYYSSANGLTGAALKTELSSIITNGHQDKGYGGLWTGYKTTDIDKTYENDGSIMDIYSEKPNGADPYNYTPVTNQCGTYSVEGNCYNREHIVPQSLFNEASPMVSDINFIRATDGKVNGMRSNYPFGKVGTATFTSKNGSKLGNSVSSGYSGTVFEPIDEFKGDVARMIFYFVTRYQSKLSSFSSGNMLGNTAFPGLQTWELNVLLAWHNQDPVSQAEILRNNASYTYQGNRNPFIDNPAYVDQIWGSQQPSNDTQAPTTVTGLSVSGKTSSSVSLSWTASTDNVGVSSYDVYMNGSLKTNVASTSATISGLSSSTTYTFYVVAKDAAGNTSSDSSTVSATTESGGTTNPGTDCVNENFETIPTGSSSSYSTRTWTNGGITWTATDARTDQTISNKAITVRDGSLKSSSSANGIGSLTVTTQLKFSGSAGTFNVLVNGVQVGTIPYSATTATTTINNINVSGNVVVTLDNNSSSNRVALDNLSWTCYSGTGKQSKSISSDVQPESKDLQVYPNPISNQEIFIKGETQNIKKAEIYNLQGKIMQTINSPFKNSRNSIKIKNLEEGIYILKLDNSSLKFIVK
- a CDS encoding amidohydrolase, with protein sequence MQPDYKVIASGNYLLKNVRLETGFDYDEKDVIRTKTDLFCVEIEKGTIKNILPDDAHSGGIDVNGKLMLPAFSDMHIHLDKTLYGLPWQAISPKRKTVKNMIAYEQEIIPELLKTSVERGGELISLLQSYGTTFARTHFNVDPTSGLQSLENLEKALEHKKDFFSAELVAFPQHGLYYTDSAHLMKEAAALKSVSFIGGLDPYSIDGNIEKVIDFTVQLALDYEKGIDIHLHEIGESGMKTISYLIDKVIENPILKEKTFISHAFTLGHLSSKETNEIAERLANAKVGIASSIPFRGTIMPVPALKKYGVNILVGNDNVQDHWSTFGSGNMLQKANLIAELYGYETEFELSRTLGFATRNVFPLNEKGEMQWPKAGDQANAVFLNASCSAEAVARVPKIEGLLIQDHLLWKEF
- a CDS encoding pyridoxal-phosphate dependent enzyme, with product MILQIPAEPIPIDEIKMDKNISLFLKREDLVHPLISGNKYWKLFHNVNTYLQKPIENPLIITFGGAYSNHISAVSAIGKLAGVRTVGIIRGEELSKKWRDNPTLLFAFRNGMNLKFVSREEYRNKEKLSEFLQHEFPDALIIPEGGTNEDAVRGVKMMLNHETKDFDYLCTAVGTGGTIAGISNFCEDNQQVIGFKVVGDSSLEDTIAQLTLKKNYHLIDSDFGGYGKITDENIRFINDFKEKYQIPLEPIYTGKMMQKVFELIDDGYFPENSRILCFHTGGLQGIEGANLLLEKQNRKLII
- a CDS encoding DUF5522 domain-containing protein; protein product: MAHFDIKEHEDFYYNEQGYKVFTEKFHLKRGYCCKSGCRHCPYGYDKKTDTFIKNDKKNK
- the hemL gene encoding glutamate-1-semialdehyde 2,1-aminomutase, with the protein product MRYQRSSALFNEAYQYIPGGVNSPVRAFKSVGGVPVFMKSAKGAYLTDEDNNTYVDYINSWGPAILGHTHPEVLEELKLQAEKGFSFGAPTELETEIAKFIVENVPNIDQIRMVSSGTEACMSAIRLARGYTGRDKIVKFEGCYHGHSDSFLIKAGSGAATFGNPNSPGVTQGTAKDTLLARYNDFEQVEDLFRHNQGEIAAVIIEPVAGNMGCVLPENNFLQNLRKICDENGALLIFDEVMTGFRLAFGGAQELFNVKADLVTYGKVIGGGLPVGAFAGRNEIMDHLAPKGGVYQAGTLSGNPLAMRAGLKTLQLIKNDPNFFERINRTTETLDFEIGKILNEKGIAHKINRKGSMMSVFFHINRVSNFDEAQEANHSLFNNFFHQMLTNGIYLPPSGYETYFISDAIKEKEIDMTLEAVRKFEYS
- a CDS encoding DUF4136 domain-containing protein — its product is MKKYIFILLAAATLGLTSCSPFQVRSDYAETANFTSYKTYKIRIDDLKLNDIDKDRVLNELSKQLQSKGLSSGENPDLIVNVKANHKKVTDINSYSPYGMWGWGGPFGWGIGMNRTWTSNYNEGALIVDLVDTKSNKLVWQGIGSGISVDSPRAKQRQIPEIMAEIMKNYPPQRK